The Nostoc sp. NIES-3756 DNA window TACATCACTTACCACAGCAAATAATGGTTGTATTTGATTCAGACTTGGTAGGCTACCACACAGTAGAACTTGGTCGCCGTTGCGGAAGTCTGTATTTTCATTGGGGGAGCGAATAAATTTACCGTCTCGCCGTATCGCCTGTATTTTGATGCCGCTTTGCGGTTCTAGGAGCAAATCTTTGAGAGTTTTACCCAAAATGAGGGATTTAGCCTCGACTGTCACCCACTGACAAGCGCTAGTCTTGTCTGGGACAGCTAATTTACCTTGGGCAAATTCCTCTAAGGCAGCTATTTCCTCTTTCGCACCGACAACCAACAAGCGATCGCCTGCTTCTAATTTGGTTTGATTATTGGGATAATCAATCTCCTCAGCATTTGCACGGCGGATTGCCATCAAGCTTACGCCTGTTAAGTAGCGCATATCTGCTTCCTCTAAAGTCATGCCAATGAGAGGAGAATCGGCTGGTAAGGGATACCAACGGCGGTTTAAATCTTGCGTCGCGTCCTGTAGGTGGCGGGAAACCTCATTAGCGTTGCGTTCCGGGCGAAAATCTAAGTAATGATCGCTGCGGAGTTGCTGCATTTCTTGTTGTAATAGACCTGGTGTCCAACCCAAGTCTGTTAAGAAATGCGTTGCCATTTCGATACTAGCTTCAAACTCTGGCTGGACTACTTCCTTTGCTCCCAGTTGATACAGCAATTCAATGTTTTTGTCCTGGGTGGCGCGAACAACTAAATCTATTTCGGGACATAGTTCCAAAGCCCGTTTCACACACAGGCGGGTACTCATGGGGTCAGGAAGTGCGATCGCCATTCCTTTGGCATGATTCACACCAGCCGTTTCTAGTACATGAAAACTGACACAATTACCGTATACATAAGGGATTCCCGCATCCCGTACTTGTTGAATGCGGCTTTCTGATTGGTCAATGACGACTACAGGGAAATTGTGTTGCTGCAATAACTTCACTAAATTTTGCCCGACTCGCCCATAACCGCAAACTACTACATGATCTTTAAATGGTAGGTCTTCTGATACATCTAATGCCTGACCTTCTCCAGCGATGTAGGGTTTGAGCCAAGGAATTGATTCGGCAAAGTTAAATAATGATGGGACTAACCGTAACACAAACGGGGTGAGCATCAATGTGACGGCTGTGGTTCCCAAAATTAGTAAATATATGCGCCGGGAAACCAACCCTAAAGCTTGTCCTTCACTGGCTAACACAAAGGAGAACTCCCCAATCTGCGCCAGTCCCAACCCAACAATTAAGGCGGTTTTCAATGGATAACGGAAGAATTTTACTAAAGGAGTGATAATCAGGAACTTACCCAGGAAAACTAACGCCACCAAACCCAGAATTAACTCTATATTCTGCAACAGAAACACCGGGTCAATTAACATCCCGATCGCTGCAAAGAATAAACTAGCAAAAATATCGCGTAGTGGTTCTACATAGGTCAGGGTTTGGTCGGCGTATTCCACCTCGGATATCATCAACCCTGCCACAAACGCCCCCATTTCAATGGATAGTCCCAAAGATTCTGTCAGCAGGGCAATACCCAAACACAGCGCCACTACACCCAATAAGAATAGTTCTCGGCTTTCTGTGCGGGCTAAAAGCCTCAATAGAGGGGGAATAAGCCATATCCCCGCTACCACAGCCCCAGCCGCAAATAAGCCAATTCTCACCAAAGCTGTAAGGACGGCAACGCCAATTACTTCCCCTGGTTCGTGCAAGGCGGGTAACACAGCCAGCATCAATCCCAGCGCCAAGTCCTGCACTACCAGAATCCCCAGCATCACTTGCCCGTGGGGGGTTTCCGTTTCGTTGCGTTCCATCAAGCATTTGAGGACGACGGCTGTAGAGGAGAGGGAGAGAATTGACCCCAGGAACACACCTTTGGCGGGTAAGGTTCCCCAAGCACCAGTCAACCCACACACGACCACAGTGATCAGGATGGTTAAGGCAATTTGTAAACCCCCACCACCGAGTGCGATCGCCTTTACTTTTTTTAACTCAGCAAAGGAAAACTCCACACCCAAGGCGAATAACAAGAAGGCGACCCCGAACTGTGCCAGAGTCTCAACCTGAATCACCTCTTTAATTAGCCCCAGCCCAGCCGGGCCGATGACCATTCCGCCGATGAGATAGCCCAGCAGCACAGGTTGTTTCAGCAGCGCCGCCAACAACCCGCCACCAGCAGCAACGGCGAAAACTAACACTAAATCAACAATTAATCTAAAATCTTCTTGCACCAGATTTATCTAAGAACTATTAAGACGTATTAACTTTAGAATACAAATTTTTAACTATCTGGGGGAGGGTATCTGTGCAGTAATAACAAAATTCGTGCATTCTTATTTGAGTTTTGGCGATCGCTACAGAAGTGCCAAAGTAGTTTTTTTCAACTCCTGTATCATAAACTAATTAACTACAGCATCCGTATCTTTTGGCTATGCCTCTCACCTTTACTTTTGCTCTCAGCCAAAATCAAAGCTTTGAACTGCGTTGCAATTACGGTACACGCCGTCTAGATACTGATAAATTAGCTAGTCTAATTAATTTGTGTGAAGAAAAATACTACTCTCAAGCACTAGATGACACCGCACAATTGCGGAGTATTGGACGTGAGCTTTATTCGTGGTTGGATGGCAAAGAAGGATGGCTACGTAGGGCGTTAGATGAGATAGATGAGGCGAGAATTTATTTAGATTTAATTCAGACAAGTGAAGCACAGGATTTAAACCATCAAACGCAACGGGTAGCGTTAGGTTTGGCGCATTTGCCTTGGGAATTGTTACATGATGGTCATGGGTTTTTACTGCAACGTCAGGATGCACCTCTACCTGTGCGGAGTATACAGCAACGAAATAAGGCTGTGTTGGGTGTAGCTAATCGTCCGTTGCAACTGTTGTTTATGGCGACTTCACCAGAACACCCAGGTATTGCACCGCTAGAATTTGAGCAAGAAGAAGTAAATATCCTCCAAGCGACAAAGGAACAGCCTTTGGCGTTGATTGTAGAGGAAAGCGGTTCAGTTATCGAGTTAGGAAATTTAGTCCAGTCTTACGCAGAAGATTATTTTGATGTATTCCATTTGACGGGACACGGGGTTATATATACAGAAGATGAGTTTGGCAGATACCTGCCGCAAGGGAGAAGAATCAAAGACTATACACCCTGTTTTATTACAGAGGATGATGAGGGCAAAGTACAATTCAGTACAGTTGATGATTTAGCCAGGGCATTTCGTGGGCGTTTTCCCCGTGTGGTGTTTCTCTCTGGTTGTCATACTGGACAAACCCCCAATCGGGGAACAGTACCATCAATGGCGCAGGCTTTAGTAAAAGCGGGTGCGGGTGTAGTTTTGGGTTGGGCGCGTCCAGTGTTTGATAAAACAGGTATTATTGCGGCGCAAGCACTATATCAAGCTTTGGCGACTGGTGCGACGGTGGAAGACGCAGTAAGAGTGACGCAGCAAGAGATGATTGCTCAAGAATGTAGCGATTGGCATTTATTGCGGATTTATCGGGATAGTAGCCCAATTAGGGAATTAGTCACACAGCTAAATACTAAAAAGCGGGAGAAGTTGAAGTTTACACCGCCGGAAAATGAATTTCTCGATGAAAATAACATCGTCAAAGTTGCTAGTCGTGGCGAGTTTGTCGGGCGGAGGCGTGCTT harbors:
- a CDS encoding cation:proton antiporter translates to MQEDFRLIVDLVLVFAVAAGGGLLAALLKQPVLLGYLIGGMVIGPAGLGLIKEVIQVETLAQFGVAFLLFALGVEFSFAELKKVKAIALGGGGLQIALTILITVVVCGLTGAWGTLPAKGVFLGSILSLSSTAVVLKCLMERNETETPHGQVMLGILVVQDLALGLMLAVLPALHEPGEVIGVAVLTALVRIGLFAAGAVVAGIWLIPPLLRLLARTESRELFLLGVVALCLGIALLTESLGLSIEMGAFVAGLMISEVEYADQTLTYVEPLRDIFASLFFAAIGMLIDPVFLLQNIELILGLVALVFLGKFLIITPLVKFFRYPLKTALIVGLGLAQIGEFSFVLASEGQALGLVSRRIYLLILGTTAVTLMLTPFVLRLVPSLFNFAESIPWLKPYIAGEGQALDVSEDLPFKDHVVVCGYGRVGQNLVKLLQQHNFPVVVIDQSESRIQQVRDAGIPYVYGNCVSFHVLETAGVNHAKGMAIALPDPMSTRLCVKRALELCPEIDLVVRATQDKNIELLYQLGAKEVVQPEFEASIEMATHFLTDLGWTPGLLQQEMQQLRSDHYLDFRPERNANEVSRHLQDATQDLNRRWYPLPADSPLIGMTLEEADMRYLTGVSLMAIRRANAEEIDYPNNQTKLEAGDRLLVVGAKEEIAALEEFAQGKLAVPDKTSACQWVTVEAKSLILGKTLKDLLLEPQSGIKIQAIRRDGKFIRSPNENTDFRNGDQVLLCGSLPSLNQIQPLFAVVSDVSLSIPVVKAKETEIVKERG